From Penicillium psychrofluorescens genome assembly, chromosome: 6, one genomic window encodes:
- a CDS encoding uncharacterized protein (ID:PFLUO_008650-T1.cds;~source:funannotate), translating into MQHSQLAPLPTDVPFRIVSKTIGQGAYACIKKACPLTSDNPVFAVKYVHKDYAARHGKISARQLQLEVTVHRHVSGHKNIIEFYQTGEDEIWRWIAMELAEGGDLFDKIEADEGVGEDIAHAYFSQLASAVSFMHSKGVGHRDIKPENMLLTADGNLKIADFGLAALFEYKGTRKLSTTFCGSPPYIAPEVITSSTRGQTKGAGYHPDLVDIWSCGIVLFVLLAGNTPWDSPTDDSYEFHEYMATKARTTDELWQRLPAATLSLLRGMLTVDPKSRFSLEDVRRHPWYTRSNKFLSDEGKLRDPINLATSMFESLHIDFSQDPLSQKRKKARRGSDPMDMDMDMDEQSGGQISSTQPEMLGGGMLMDWDSPQMASEVFSSTQPTGKPFTSQDYYLANHLEDEPSMSQFSQQPSVPLSRTQNAQRFQDIVPSRPMTRFFSAWELKLLVPLICEALHRLGVPVPATPPVGLGDTSAMVRVVTKDGRLCPLQGKVLFECVSEGLFEVEFVKIKGDPLEWRRFFKKVAILCKDAIFKPDQ; encoded by the exons ATGCAGCACTCGCAACTGGCCCCGCTGCCCACTGACGTGCCCTTCCGCATCGTCTCCAAGACTATCGGCCAGGGCGCTTACGCCTG CATCAAAAAGGCCTGCCCATTAACCTCCGACAACcccgtcttcgccgtcaagTACGTTCACAAAGACTATGCCGCGCGTCATGGCAAGATCAGTGCGCGCCAGCTGCAATTGGAGGTGACGGTCCACCGACACGTTTCGGGCCACAAAAACATCATCGAGTTCTACCAGAccggcgaggacgagatcTGGCGATGGATCGCCATGGAATTAGCCGAGGGCGGAGATCTCttcgacaagatcgaggccgacgagggcGTCGGGGAGGATATCGCGCATGCCTACTTCTCGCAGCTCGCCAGCGCCGTCAGCTTCATGCACTCCAAGGGCGTGGGCCACCGCGACATCAAACCGGAGAACATGCTGCTGACGGCCGATGGAAATCTGAAGATTGCGGATTTTGGATTGGCGGCACTGTTCGAATACAAGGGGACGCGGAAACTCTCCACGACCTTTTGTGGCAGCCCGCCGTACATTGCGCCCGAGGTGATCACTTCTAGCACCCGAGGGCAGACCAAGGGGGCCGGATATCATCCCGATTTGGTGGACATTTGGTCCTGTGGGATTGTACTCTTTGTTCTCTTGGCCGGCAACACACCGTGGGATAGCCCGACGGACGACAGTTACGAATTTCACGAATATATGGCGACCAAGGCACGAACCACCGACGAGCTATGGCAGAGGCTGCCCGCGGCCACGCTCTCGTTACTGCGCGGTATGTTGACCGTGGACCCGAAGAGCCGGTTCTCGCTGGAGGATGTGCGCCGACATCCGTGGTACACACGAAGCAACAAGTTCCTCTCGGATGAGGGCAAACTACGGGATCCCATCAATCTCGCGACGTCCATGTTTGAGTCGCTTCACATCGACTTCAGCCAGGATCCCCTATCCCAAAAACGCAAGAAAGCCAGACGTGGTTCTGACCCgatggacatggacatggacatggacgaaCAATCCGGGGGGCAGATTTCCTCCACGCAGCCAGAAATGCTGGGTGGTGGCATGCTGATGGACTGGGACTCTCCGCAAATGGCGTCGGAGGTGTTCTCTTCTACTCAGCCGACGGGGAAACCATTTACATCCCAGGATTATTACTTGGCCAATCACCTCGAAGACGAGCCGTCCATGTCGCAGTTCTCGCAGCAACCCTCGGTCCCGCTGAGCCGCACGCAGAATGCACAGCGATTCCAGGATATCGTTCCGTCGCGCCCGATGacccgcttcttctccgcatggGAGCTAAAACTGTTGGTGCCGCTGATCTGCGAGGCTTTACACCGATTGGGAGTTCCGGTGCCCGCCACGCCACCCGTGGGACTCGGCGACACCTCTGCGATGGTTCGCGTGGTCACCAAAGATGGCCGCCTGTGTCCCCTGCAGGGCAAGGTGCTGTTCGAGTGCGTGTCGGAGGGCCTGTTCGAGGTGGAGTTTGTCAAGATCAAGGGTGATCCACTGGAATGGCGGCGGTTCTTCAAGAAGGTGGCTATTCTGTGCAAggatgccatcttcaagcCGGACCAGTAA
- a CDS encoding uncharacterized protein (ID:PFLUO_008652-T1.cds;~source:funannotate), with protein MDKLPVEILTKIIDREDLTPREKVQLQSVSKKLFDLARDNNIWRLHCYEQSWAALRASRLAGQTSESLSTHEPASLTTLGQASLRDLIQPPAPQPENGMSDGAPRGMSLGEKARAATEWDSSAEGEDVDWYSEYIARHGPISLTWVQQPRIRNAGGRRWERCEVKGMGLLKDWSSARENKIVAPLDDGSVCIWDLNHSHCTDSPTTKGRVIGVSEPGILMTDLLGRSRENSASKTALEFINLGECVSVDSLRQRAYLAVGNVLNEVDLATLKVVSQQRYPWSIFALSQETDYSVPLTLATTLSLQIYDSRLSAVEEEKAISLRCEKVAPPFVSESGIFAPPDSPLLKLQPNGQPPHRIRSPEPSEKGANYAPLFQPGPLSILHPPAPHVNSILLAGRFPSILCYDRRFFPRLQNTVHSGGRLCGLASVPAPRFPVFTDSQYPESHSVVACGEYNGRGSLELYSLQSSSQTYATNDSSPSTMSSRLTIDYKNRQRAASSKLLSVASHGNRLVFSDAEGNIKWVERDGRSEVRRWNINTSTPQFPFSRNGQSPSARPGSPRGLWPGSQSNQNSEVARKILPTGGNLTGDELLVWTGERIGRLKFSIPANYEEEIEEENGDDDLFMEAEVDEATREAMRQKHRDEWEAERRYEEGMRRALERQADEVRWMEGMGGM; from the exons ATGGACAAATTGCCGGTAGAGATCCTCACCAAAATCATCGACC GAGAAGACCTCACCCCGCGTGAGAAAGTACAGCTGCAATCCGTCTCCAAGAAGCTCTTTGATCTCGCCCGCGACAATAATATCTGGCGCCTACATTGCTACGAGCAGTCATGGGCCGCCCTGCGGGCCTCGCGTCTCGCCGGCCAGACCTCCGAGAGTCTGAGTACACACGAGCCGGCGTCTCTGACCACACTGGGGCAGGCATCTCTGCGCGATCTAATCCAACCGCCGGCGCCACAGCCAGAGAACGGCATGTCCGATGGAGCGCCGCGGGGTATGTCGCTCGGTGAAAAAGCAAGGGCGGCGACGGAATGGGATTCctcggcggagggggaggatgTCGATTGGTACTCGGAATATATTGCTCGGCATGGACCGATCTCACTCACCTGGGTGCAACAGCCTCGGATCCGGAATGCAGGAGGCCGACGGTGGGAGCGCTGTGAGGTCAAGGGCATGGGATTGCTGAAGGATTGGAGTTCGGCACGAGAGAACAAGATCGTGGCGCCGTTGGATGATGGAAGTGTTTGTATTTGGGACCTGAATCATTCCCACTGCACGGATTCACCGACGACCAAGGGACGGGTTATTGGGGTCAGCGAGCCGGGGATCCTCATGACAGACCTATTAGGACGCAGCAGAGAGAACTCGGCCTCGAAGACGGCGCTCGAGTTTATCAATCTGGGCGAGTGCGTAAGCGTGGACTCGCTGCGCCAACGGGCCTATCTGGCTGTTGGCAACGTACTGAACGAAGTGGATTTAGCCACGTTGAAGGTGGTATCACAGCAGCGCTATCCCTGGTCGATCTTCGCGCTCTCCCAGGAAACGGACTACTCGGTGCCCTTGACCTTAGCCACCACACTCAGTCTTCAAATCTACGATTCTCGCCTATCGgccgtcgaagaagagaaagccatcAGCTTGCGTTGCGAGAAGGTGGCGCCTCCCTTTGTGTCGGAATCGGGCATCTTCGCACCCCCCGACTCGCCATTACTCAAACTCCAACCCAATGGCCAGCCGCCGCACCGCATACGCAGCCCAGAGCCTTCCGAAAAGGGCGCCAACTATGCCCCGCTCTTCCAGCCGGGCcctctctccatcctccatcctcccGCCCCGCATGTAAATTCCATTCTTCTTGCTGGCCGCTTCCCCAGCATTCTGTGCTATGACCGGCGTTTCTTTCCACGCCTACAGAACACCGTTCATTCAGGCGGTCGACTATGCGGTCTTGCTTCTGTGCCTGCGCCACGGTTTCCGGTCTTTACAGACAGTCAGTACCCGGAGTCGCACTCCGTGGTGGCCTGTGGCGAGTACAATGGCCGAGGTTCTCTCGAACTATACAGTCTGCAATCTTCATCGCAGACCTACGCGACGAATGATAGCAGCCCCTCGACAATGTCTTCCCGCCTAACAATCGACTATAAAAATAGACAACGTGCCGCCAGCTCCAAGTTACTGTCCGTGGCATCTCATGGAAACCGTCTGGTCTTCTCCGACGCCGAAGGCAACATCAAATGGGTCGAGCGAGACGGCCGCTCGGAAGTCCGACGCTGGAACATCAACACTTCGACACCTCAATTCCCCTTTTCGCGCAACGGCCAATCCCCATCTGCTAGACCGGGCTCGCCGCGCGGCCTCTGGCCCGGGTCGCAATCCAACCAAAACAGCGAAGTGGCCCGCAAGATCTTACCGACGGGCGGCAATTTGACTGGTGATGAGCTGCTGGTGTGGACCGGGGAACGCATCGGCCGACTAAAGTTTTCTATTCCGGCCAACTacgaggaagagattgaagaagaaaatgggGATGATGACTTGTTCATGGAGGCCGAGGTGGACGAAGCTACGCGAGAGGCGATGCGACAAAAGCATCGGGATGAGTGGGAGGCCGAGCGACGGTATGAAGAGGGGATGCGGCGGGCCCTGGAGAGACAGGCGGATGAAGTGCGGTGGATGGAGGGGATGGGAGGGATGTAG
- a CDS encoding uncharacterized protein (ID:PFLUO_008647-T1.cds;~source:funannotate): MISAKQLGLAAAFLSLCGLSHAKSNITSDTHFYGQSEPVYPSPHGTGSGDWAQAYHKAAAMVSKMTLEEKNNLTYGVPTTENGCSGIIQPVPRLGFTGMCLQDAGNGVRTTDFVNSYPSGIHIGASWNKSLAHDRGWYMGGEFKKKGVQVALGPVVGPLGRTTTGGRNWEGPSNDPYLGGAIAAATVKGFQGQGVITSVKHFIANEQELYRNPSVNSKNQTVESLSSNVDDKTMHELYLWPFQDALKAGTGNIMCSYNRVNNSHGCQNSKTLNGLLKTELGFNGFVVTDWDAQHSGVASALAGLDMAMPDGLSFWGNNFTEAITNGSVPESRLDDMATRIIAAWYKMGQDDSSYPKPGIGMPYNISEPHKIVNALDRDAKPTLYDGAVEGHVLVKNTNNALPLQSPKLISVFGYDAKAPDQYMPNGQTFLDNPWELGYEPAVFQLDEAFSTSVINEPYDFQVAFNGTLSVGGGSGANTGPYLSAPLDALQQRAYEDNTVVMWDTGNTPGLNGLMEASDACLVFINAFATEGLDRAGTYDDYSDALVNKVAKTCTNTIVVIHNAGTRLVDKFVDNENVTAIVFAHLPGQDSGRALVSLLYGDENFSGKLPYTVAKNESDYKNYYHTGAVTPYGLFPQSDFDEGVLTDYRYFDAHDITPRYEFGFGLSYTTFSFSGLEVSSVKHGIEKYPCGAIEQGGAIDLWDTVATVTATVKNTGRKAGAEVAQIYIGIPGGPMKQLRGFEKVMIPAGRSTKVSFPLTRRDLSTWDVVAQKWLLQSGSYKLYVGSSSRDLPLTKTMKVVTGSSS; this comes from the exons ATGATTTCTGCAAAGCAGCTCGGATTGGCTGCGGCCTTTCTGTCTTTGTGTGGACTCAGCCATGCGAAGAGCAACATTACCTCCGATACGCATTTCTACGGCCAGTCGGAGCCGGTGTACCCTTCGC CACATGGCACGGGATCCGGTGACTGGGCTCAAGCTTATCACAAGGCCGCAGCTATGGTCTCCAAGATGACTTTGGAAGAGAAG AACAATCTTACTTACGGCGTTCCTACCACTGAAAATGGATGTTCTGGAATCATTCAGCCTGTCCCTCGCCTTGGATTCACTGGAATGTGTCTTCAGGATGCAGGAAACGGTGTGCGCACTACAGACTTTGTGAACAGCTACCCCAGTGGTATCCATATCGGTGCTAG TTGGAACAAGTCTCTTGCCCATGACCGTGGCTGGTATATGGGTGGTGAattcaagaagaagggcgtTCAGGTGGCTCTGGGACCTGTTGTTGGGCCACTGGGAAGAACCACTACCGGTGGACGGAATTGGGAAG GTCCTTCCAATGATCCCTACCTGGGCGGTGCAATTGCTGCTGCTACTGTGAAAGGAtttcaaggccaaggcgTGATTACAAGTGTTAAG CATTTCATTGCAAACGAGCAAGAATTGTACCGCAATCCCTCTGTTAATTCCAAGAACCAAACCGTTGAGTCACTCTCGAGCAACGTGGATGACAAGACGATGCACGAGTTGTATCTTTGGCCTTTCCAAGATGCACTTAAGGCTGGAACAGGAAACATCAT GTGCTCGTACAATCGAGTCAATAACTCTCATGGCTGCCAGAACAGCAAGACACTGAATGGACTGCTGAAGACAGAGCTTGGCTTCAACGGTTTTGTTGTAACTGACTGGGATGCGCAACACTCTGGGGTCGCATCAGCTCTCGCTGGCCTTGATATGGCTATGCCGGACGGCCTATCCTTCTGGGGCAACAATTTCACTGAAGCCATCACCAACGGCAGTGTACCTGAGTCTCGTCTGGATGATATGGCAACCCG AATTATCGCGGCTTGGTATAAGATGGGCCAAGATGATTCGAGCTACCCTAAACCTGGTATTGGCATGCCCTACAACATCAGCGAGCCCCATAAAATCGTGAATGCCCTCGACCGCGACGCGAAGCCAACGCTTTATGATGGGGCAGTGGAAGGTCACGTCCTAGTCAAGAATACCAACAATGCTTTGCCACTCCAGTCGCCGAAACTGATCTCTGTATTCGGATACGACGCGAAGGCCCCTGATCAGTACATGCCTAATGGACAGACTTTTCTCGACAACCCCTGGGAGCTTGGCTATGAACCGGCTGTCTTCCAACTTGATGAGGCCTTTTCTACCAGTGTCATTAATGAGCCATACGATTTCCAGGTTGCGTTTAACGGCACGCTTAGCGTCGGAGGTGGTTCTGGTGCGAATACGGGACCGTACTTGAGTGCTCCTCTTGACGCTCTTCAGCAACGTGCCTACGAAGATAATACCGTTGTGATGTGGGACACTGGAAACACTCCTGGCTTGAACGGCTTGATGGAAGCATCAGATGCTTGCCTGGTCTTTATCAACGCTTTTGCTACTGAGGGCTTGGACCGTGCCGGAACGTATGACGACTACTCCGATGCCCTGGTGAATAAGGTAGCAAAGACCTGCACCAACACGATTGTCGTTATCCACAACGCTGGTACTCGCCTCGTCGACAAGTTCGTAGACAACGAGAATGTGACCGCAATTGTCTTTGCTCACCTTCCCGGGCAAGACTCCGGCCGTGCGCTGGTATCTCTGCTTTATGGAGATGAGAACTTCAGCGGCAAGCTCCCCTACACTGTCGCCAAGAACGAATCCGATTACAAGAACTACTACCATACTGGTGCAGTCACCCCCTACGGGCTTTTCCCTCAGTCAGATTTTGACGAGGGTGTCCTGACCGACTACCGCTACTTCGATGCCCATGATATTACCCCTCGCTACGAATTTGGCTTCGGTCTTTCTTACACTaccttctctttctccggTCTCGAGGTTTCATCAGTGAAGCATGGCATCGAGAAATATCCTTGCGGTGCCATCGAGCAAGGTGGCGCAATTGATCTGTGGGATACCGTTGCAACGGTCACCGCCACTGTTAAAAACACAGGACGCAAAGCCGGCGCTGAAGTAGCCCAGATCTATATTGGAATTCCTGGGGGGCCAATGAAGCAGCTCCGTGGGTTTGAGAAGGTTATGATCCCAGCGGGCCGGTCAACCAAGGTTTCTTTCCCGTTGACTCGCCGTGACCTTAGCACCTGGGATGTCGTTGCGCAGAAGTGGTTGCTCCAGAGCGGGAGCTATAAACTTTACGTTGGATCTTCCAGTAGAGATCTTCCCCTGACGAAGACTATGAAGGTTGTCACTGGCTCCAGTTCGTGA
- a CDS encoding uncharacterized protein (ID:PFLUO_008653-T1.cds;~source:funannotate) — protein MPSPTEPIHQFDSIEDTIAAFKNGEFIIALDDKDRENEGDLIIAAESVTPAQMAFLVRYTSGLICAPITPTLASDLGLPQMVAENADPKCTAYTVSIDSSDASITTGISAYDRALTCRTLASPSAKTDSFRRPGHVIPLQARPGGVRERKGHTEAAVDLCRLAGKPQAAVIAELVEDGQCVEGVPEIGEKNGMMHRDECLRFGKRWGIKVCTIEDLVAYLERTEGVSNGKRL, from the exons ATGCCCTCTCCGACAGAGCCCATTCACCAATTCGACTCGATCGAAGATACTATTGCCGCTTTTA AAAATGGCGagttcatcatcgccctcgacgACAAGGACCGCGAGAACGAAGGCGACCTCATCATAGCCGCGGAGTCCGTCACCCCCGCGCAGATGGCCTTCTTGGTCCGGTATACAAG CGGATTGATATGCGCGCCCATCACCCCAACCCTCGCCTCCGACCTCGGCCTCCCGCAAATGGTAGCCGAGAACGCCGACCCTAAATGCACAGCCTACACAGTCTCAATCGACTCAAGCGACGCCTCGATAACGACGGGGATATCGGCCTACGACCGCGCGCTCACCTGCCGCACGCTGGCCTCGCCGTCCGCAAAAACCGACTCCTTCCGACGACCGGGCCACGTTATCCCGCTTCAGGCCCGGCCCGGTGGCGTGCGCGAGCGCAAGGGCCACAccgaggcggcggtggatcTCTGTCGGTTGGCTGGGAAGCCGCAGGCGGCGGTGATTGCGGAACTGGTGGAGGATGGACAGTGTGTGGAGGGCGTGCCGGAGATCGGAGAGAAGAATGGCATGATGCATCGGGATGAGTGTTTGCGGTTTGGGAAGCGGTGGGGGATTAAGGTGTGTACGATCGAGGATTTGGTGGCGTATTTGGAGAGGACGGAGGGGGTAAGCAATGGGAAGAGGCTCTGA
- a CDS encoding uncharacterized protein (ID:PFLUO_008651-T1.cds;~source:funannotate), whose product MASPTKRNKTKRPSLFDGLEIGPSTLSHRLSGPVNLAESLCRSMRSTLRLGEGTVCARSLRGVETHFTIAMDSAYDYKILHQEFDPEAVFPEIVALGNQLSEVLQSHLTSEQEAAFEDHILDCLARMVYGSNMIERAGAGSQITLKLCHAIFRGEKIPEDIGETDEEFLTLKQSLVRNNLPADTSAVLRSRREIVQHAKAAAYIVNQLCIRGQDLSEEIILETHRILTYRVDAESTPWTEYSGVYRSAEVSAGLHPFPHPLLVPHLMKAMIGELEFDLKKAMDSGTIDPIAMAAKYTHAFVNIHPFIDGNGRMCRLILNTLLLKLGSFFVSIGEGQADREVYLDIATNASALEDMYQDAEDEEKPKLYKELSSFVLVHVKRSMSKLIKAVAR is encoded by the coding sequence ATGGCGTCGCCCACGAAACGCAACAAGACCAAGCGTCCAAGTCTGTTTGACGGTCTTGAAATAGGGCCATCGACTTTGTCCCATCGCCTCTCAGGGCCCGTGAACCTTGCTGAGTCTCTGTGCCGGTCTATGCGTTCTACACTCCGCCTCGGAGAAGGAACTGTGTGCGCTCGTTCTTTGCGCGGCGTCGAGACACACTTCACCATCGCGATGGACAGTGCCTATGACTACAAGATCCTGCACCAAGAGTTTGACCCCGAGGCGGTTTTCCCTGAAATCGTCGCACTCGGCAACCAGCTCTCAGAAGTGCTTCAAAGTCACCTCACGTCTGAGCAAGAAGCCGCTTTCGAGGATCACATTCTGGACTGCCTGGCTCGCATGGTCTATGGATCAAACATGATTGAGCGTGCCGGAGCCGGCTCACAGATTACATTGAAGCTCTGCCACGCAATCTTTCGCGGCGAGAAAATCCCTGAGGATATCGGAGAGACGGATGAGGAGTTTTTGACCCTCAAGCAGAGTCTGGTGCGCAACAATCTCCCGGCAGACACATCGGCAGTGCTGCGCAGTCGTCGCGAAATCGTACAACACGCCAAAGCAGCAGCGTACATTGTCAACCAGCTTTGCATTCGCGGCCAGGATTTGAGCGAGGAGATCATTCTCGAGACCCACCGCATTCTCACGTACCGGGTTGACGCCGAGAGCACTCCATGGACGGAATACAGCGGTGTCTATCGCTCTGCGGAAGTTAGCGCAGGCTTACACCCCTTCCCTCATCCCTTACTTGTCCCCCACCTGATGAAGGCAATGATTGGGGAGCTGGAGTTCGACCTCAAAAAAGCTATGGATTCTGGGACTATCGATCCTATCGCTATGGCCGCCAAGTACACCCATGCCTTCGTCAATATTCATCCATTCATTGACGGCAACGGCCGTATGTGTCGTTTGATACTGAACACGTTGCTCCTCAAACTCGGGAGCTTCTTCGTTTCCATCGGTGAAGGTCAAGCTGATCGAGAGGTCTATCTGGATATCGCCACGAATGCGAGCGCGCTTGAAGACATGTATCAGGATgccgaggacgaggaaaagCCCAAGCTTTACAAAGAACTGTCAAGCTTCGTTCTGGTTCACGTGAAGCGTAGCATGAGCAAGTTGATCAAGGCTGTGGCGCGATGA
- a CDS encoding uncharacterized protein (ID:PFLUO_008648-T1.cds;~source:funannotate) — protein MSDHDKEKDEAQVVPQSEIDPALQPQHQHQHAHLHHTAFAEHDRDDDVIYAKDASFEKGNVPDATPLDHTPKSQSDDNKDVETADSYPAQRPWYRRVLKHWRHFAHAVVWLLFTGWWIAGLILHRYDLGWLIPFLLYLAITLRILFFYVPISIVTRPMHFVWSHTAHPFVRVIPEKLRVPGAALVCIGVILIGAFVSPESADNTRSNRAVSLFGLAVFVFGLWATSRNRKKIIWHTVIVGMLVQFIVALFVLRTGAGYDIFAFVSSLARDLLGFASQGVEFLTADNFYNMQTPITPASWFLVSVIPAILFFVSIVQLLYYTNVLQWFIKKFAVFFFWSMRVSGAEAVVAAASPFIGQGESAMLIRPFVPHLTMAELHQVMCSGFATIAGSVLIAYITMGVNPQALVSSCVMSIPASLAASKLRWPEEEETLTAGRVVVPDDDEHRASNALHAFSNGAWLGLKIAAMIGATLLCIISLIGLVNGLLTWWGHYLNINDPPLTIQLIVGYICYPIAFLLGVSRDGDLVKVGQLIGLKIITNEFVAYQALQSQEAYADLSDRSRLIATYALCGFANIGSLGNQIGVLAQITPGRSADVSRVAFSAMITGALSTFTSASIAGLLITNEKQYFGT, from the exons ATGTCCGATCacgacaaagagaaagacgaGGCCCAGGTCGTGCCCCAGTCCGAGATTGACCCAGCGCTCCAGccccagcaccagcaccagcatgCCCACCTTCACCACACGGCCTTTGCCGAGCACGACCGCGACGACGACGTCATCTACGCCAAAGACGCCTCGTTCGAGAAGGGCAATGTCCCGGATGCGACGCCGCTGGATCATACCCCCAAGAGCCAGAGCGACGACAACAAGGACGTCGAGACCGCGGACAGTTACCCGGCTCAGCGGCCGTGGTACCGCCGGGTGCTCAAGCACTGGCGCCATTTTGCGCATGCCGTGGTCTGGCTGCTGTTCACCGG CTGGTGGATTGCCGGTCTGATTCTGCACCGATATGACCTCGGCTGGCTGATCCCGTTTCTATTGTACCTGGCTATCACGCTGcgcattctcttcttctatGTGCCCATCAGCATTGTGACGCGGCCCATGCACTTCGTCTGGAGCCATACCGCCCACCCATTCGTGCGTGTCATCCCAGAGAAACTGCGCGTCCCCGGAGCGGCCCTTGTTTGCATTGGGGTCATTCTGATCGGCGCATTTGTCTCCCCCGAGTCAGCAGATAACACGCGCTCCAACCGCGCAGTTAGTCTGTTCGGGCTGGCCGTCTTCGTCTTTGGGCTATGGGCCACCTCGCGCAatcgcaagaagatcatctGGCACACTGTGATCGTGGGCATGCTGGTGCAATTTATTGTGGCGCTGTTTGTGCTGCGCACCGGAGCGGGTTACGACATTTTCGCCTTCGTGTCGAGTCTCGCGCGCGATCTGCTGGGCTTTGCATCCCAGGGTGTTGAATTCTTGACCGCCGACAACTTTTACAATATGCAGACCCCCATCACACCCGCGTCCTGGTTCCTAGTGAGTGTGATCCCGGcaattctcttcttcgtctcgaTTGTCCAACTGCTCTATTACACCAACGTGCTGCAATGGTTCATCAAGAAATTTGCCgtattcttcttctggagTATGCGCGTTTCCGGCGCCGAGGCTGTCGTCGCCGCTGCATCCCCCTTCATCGGACAGGGCGAGTCCGCCATGCTGATCCGGCCTTTCGTCCCGCATCTCACTATGGCCGAGCTACACCAGGTCATGTGCTCAGGCTTCGCGACCATCGCAGGAAGTGTACTGATCGCCTACATCACCATGGGCGTGAACCCGCAAGCACTCGTCTCATCCTGCGTGATGAGTATCCCCGCGTCGCTCGCCGCCTCGAAACTGCGCTGgcccgaggaagaagaaacccTCACGGCCGGCCGCGTCGTCGTccccgatgacgacgaaCACCGCGCCTCCAACGCCTTGCACGCCTTCTCCAACGGCGCCTGGCTGGGTCTGAAGATTGCAGCTATGATTGGCGCCACGCTGCTGTGcatcatctccctcatcGGTCTAGTGAACGGCCTGTTGACGTGGTGGGGTCATTACCTGAACATCAACGATCCGCCCCTGACCATCCAGCTGATCGTGGGATACATCTGCTACCCGATTGCGTTCCTGCTGGGTGTTTCCCGGGACGGTGATCTGGTGAAGGTCGGCCAACTGATCGGACTGAAGATCATCACT AATGAATTCGTCGCCTACCAAGCCCTCCAGTCTCAAGAAGCCTACGCCGATCTGTCAGACCGCTCCCGCCTAATTGCCACCTATGCGCTGTGTGGCTTTGCCAACATCGGATCCCTCGGTAACCAGATCGGTGTGCTCGCGCAGATCACGCCCGGCCGGAGCGCGGACGTCTCGCGCGTGGCATTTAGTGCAATGATCACTGGCGCGCTGAGCACGTTCACGAGTGCGTCGATTGCTGGGTTGTTGATCACCAATGAGAAGCAGTATTTCGGGACTTAG
- a CDS encoding uncharacterized protein (ID:PFLUO_008649-T1.cds;~source:funannotate), with the protein MDYTMEDTQNSAPDSLEATKLNAGAQRNDTQSVTKRLQAELMQLMLSPSPGISAFPDADGNLLSWTATITGPTETPYEGLILKLSFAFSNNYPYAPPTVLFKTPIYHPNVDFSGRICLDILRDKWSAVYNVQSVLLSLQSLLGEPNNASPLNAQAAELWDTNQEEFKRHVLARHRDLDDE; encoded by the exons ATGGACTACACGATGGAGGATACGCAGAACTCGGCGCCCGATTCGCTGGAAGCAACCAAGCTGAATGCTGGCGCTCAGCGCAATGACACGCAGAGCGTGACCAAGCG TCTGCAGGCGGAGCTGATGCAGCTCATGCTGTCGCCCTCCCCCGGCATCTCTGCCTTCCCTGACGCCGATGGCAACCTCTTGTCCTGGACCGCGACCATCACCGGTCCGACCGAGACCCCTTACGAGGGCCTGATACTCAAGCTGTCCTTTGCATTCTCCAACAACTATCCCTACGCGCCTCCGACCGTTCTCTTCAAGACGCCTATCTACCACCCCAATGTCGACTTCTCCGGCCGCATCTGCCTGGATATCCTGCGCGACAAGTGGAGCGCCGTGTACAATGTACAGAGCGTGCTGCTCAGCCTGCAGTCTCTGCTCGGCGAGCCAAACAA TGCGAGCCCGTTGAACGCTCAAGCGGCCGAGCTCTGGGATACAAACCAAGAAGAATTCAAGCGTCACGTCCTCGCCCGACACCGCGACCTGGATGACGAGTAG